Proteins from a genomic interval of Beijerinckia indica subsp. indica ATCC 9039:
- a CDS encoding NAD(P)H-dependent glycerol-3-phosphate dehydrogenase: protein MARWRRIVALGGGAWGTALANLAARAGAEDVALWTRDAAHVAEMTATGVNARRLPGIPLHSALRPTTDLGVVAEADLILAVVPSQSLRGVLEQIQSTLPTPTPLILCCKGIEHETGLFMSEVAADVLGDQPVAVLSGPSFAEDVARGKPTAVTLAAYDGALAAALVEALAAPWFRLYHTHDVRGVEIGGAAKNVLAIANGIAAGRDLGASAGAALIARGFAELCRFGRAFGVEMGTLAGLSGLGDLVLTCGSAQSRNYSFGHALGRGTSINDARANIGLVEGFFTCGILNDLARAKGVDMPIAQAVEAVLAERMGVDEAIATLLARPSKAELAGF from the coding sequence ATGGCGCGCTGGCGGCGGATCGTGGCTCTTGGCGGCGGCGCCTGGGGGACCGCGCTCGCCAATCTCGCCGCGCGCGCCGGGGCCGAGGATGTGGCGCTCTGGACGCGGGACGCAGCCCATGTCGCGGAAATGACCGCGACCGGCGTCAATGCCCGTAGATTGCCCGGCATTCCACTTCATTCAGCCCTGCGTCCGACGACCGATCTCGGTGTCGTGGCCGAGGCTGATCTGATCCTCGCCGTGGTGCCTTCCCAAAGCCTGCGCGGTGTGTTGGAGCAGATCCAATCGACCTTGCCGACGCCGACGCCTCTCATTCTTTGCTGCAAGGGCATCGAACATGAGACGGGCCTGTTCATGAGCGAGGTCGCTGCTGATGTCCTTGGCGATCAGCCGGTCGCTGTTCTGTCCGGGCCAAGCTTCGCCGAGGATGTGGCGCGCGGCAAGCCGACAGCGGTTACCCTCGCCGCTTATGATGGCGCGTTGGCGGCGGCGCTGGTCGAGGCTTTGGCCGCGCCCTGGTTCCGACTTTATCACACGCATGACGTGCGAGGCGTCGAGATTGGCGGCGCGGCCAAAAATGTTCTGGCGATTGCCAATGGCATTGCCGCCGGACGCGATCTCGGGGCCAGCGCCGGGGCGGCGCTGATCGCACGGGGCTTTGCCGAACTCTGTCGTTTCGGCCGCGCCTTTGGTGTGGAGATGGGGACGCTCGCGGGCCTTTCCGGTCTCGGCGATCTCGTCCTGACCTGCGGCTCGGCGCAATCGCGCAATTATTCTTTCGGCCATGCGCTTGGACGCGGCACCTCGATCAATGATGCGCGTGCCAACATTGGCCTTGTCGAGGGTTTTTTCACCTGCGGTATTCTCAATGATCTCGCCCGGGCGAAAGGTGTCGATATGCCGATCGCCCAGGCGGTCGAGGCGGTTCTTGCCGAAAGAATGGGTGTCGACGAAGCGATTGCCACCTTGCTGGCGCGTCCATCCAAGGCGGAACTGGCGGGTTTTTGA
- a CDS encoding L-2-amino-thiazoline-4-carboxylic acid hydrolase: protein MTLMPVTLLERRRIEAEFIKSLLETMAATVGREQAVAWLGEAIRTMAERAGAAFAGQRKREQADLIAYADILPIWQENDALRLEIEDAGADHLAFNVVTCRYADMYRELGLADLGALLSCNRDAAFCAGFNPAIILTRTQTIMEGADHCDFRYVLKDMPPPERSDEEPA from the coding sequence ATGACGCTTATGCCCGTGACCTTGCTTGAACGGCGCCGTATTGAGGCGGAATTCATCAAAAGCCTGCTCGAAACCATGGCCGCCACCGTCGGCCGTGAGCAGGCAGTGGCCTGGCTCGGGGAGGCCATCCGCACCATGGCGGAACGGGCGGGCGCGGCTTTCGCCGGGCAACGTAAAAGAGAGCAGGCCGATCTCATCGCTTATGCGGATATTCTACCGATATGGCAGGAGAATGATGCCTTGCGTCTGGAAATCGAGGATGCGGGTGCGGATCATCTCGCCTTCAATGTCGTGACGTGCCGCTATGCCGATATGTATCGCGAATTGGGGCTCGCCGATCTCGGCGCCCTTTTGTCCTGCAACCGGGATGCGGCTTTTTGCGCGGGCTTTAATCCGGCCATCATCCTGACCCGCACGCAGACCATCATGGAAGGCGCCGATCACTGCGATTTTCGCTATGTTCTCAAGGATATGCCTCCCCCCGAACGGTCCGATGAAGAACCCGCCTGA
- a CDS encoding CAP domain-containing protein, producing the protein MDGIRFPAAGRIGLPTIMALSALAGCAVAPQAPSQPLVAARALQIDPEAARGLISTYRGERGLAPVRLDPTLRTLAQDQADAMAKADHLSHEVQGPLSTRLARARLAQATAVENVSAGYATTQAVFVGWCRSPAHNANLLDPAMRRMGIAAAEAPGTRYKFYWALVMTD; encoded by the coding sequence ATGGACGGAATTCGCTTCCCCGCGGCAGGGCGCATCGGCCTTCCGACAATCATGGCCCTATCAGCGCTCGCTGGCTGTGCCGTCGCCCCGCAAGCCCCTTCGCAACCGCTCGTCGCCGCGCGGGCCTTGCAGATCGATCCCGAAGCGGCGCGCGGCTTGATTTCGACCTACCGGGGTGAGCGGGGACTGGCTCCCGTCAGGCTCGATCCCACCTTGCGGACATTGGCGCAGGATCAGGCCGATGCCATGGCGAAGGCGGATCATTTGAGCCATGAGGTGCAAGGACCGCTGTCGACAAGGCTCGCGCGGGCGCGGCTTGCCCAGGCGACGGCTGTGGAAAATGTTTCAGCGGGTTATGCGACGACGCAAGCGGTTTTCGTCGGCTGGTGTCGTTCGCCGGCCCATAATGCCAATCTGCTCGATCCGGCCATGCGCCGGATGGGCATAGCGGCGGCGGAAGCACCGGGCACACGCTATAAATTCTATTGGGCCTTGGTCATGACGGATTGA
- a CDS encoding DUF3772 domain-containing protein yields MVKFLAFLLCLFLVASLPIEHGVAAQTAPAAPAAPAGPAAPDSASAPTPLAVATPALPPQWGRDLDQVHAGLDQIDQSLQRHDLRADDFDTLQAQIPPLQTKLNDVIGRLTPRLAGVKQRLDQLGPKPADDAPPESPAVTADRADQQKNYTDTDELLKRAKLLAVQADQANNFIISQRRGLITRSLFARVKSPLAPSVWMEMIQEVPREIGALELVFKDGFAQMNAVLIGWRMPAFWGSLAGLALLYWPAWRLSFKILSRESKITTPNNLQKAAAAWWSALVVMILPGLVVFGVGQIFAGFGINSTRLQPFFTALGLGALHLTSVAAVGNGFLALRRPSWRLIELNDARAQRILTAALILAFVVASIKVVEALNEIIVASLPFAILTRGFGALFGALVIFVSLWGATSLEADEDGDAPAGNQAKDPQANTDYIGIARILLWGVAIVVVAATLSGFIAFANFLLQQVLWVTGVVCIFIMAMMLSDSVIVTSINPTSRFGHRLITKVGLHRQTIEIGAILLSGAMRVLLLFVAIFFLLAPWGLQSNDVSNDLGAAFFGFKVGGVTISLSSIIMGIAVFTATFLAVKAFQKWLDKQLLPKTRLDAGLRNSIGTSLGYLAIILAVASSSAYLGLNFERLALLAGALSVGIGFGLQSIINNFVSGLILLWERAVRVGDWIVVGGEQGFVRKINVRSTEIETFDRAAVIIPNSNIISGVVKNLVRNDTTSRVLIPITVSATANPEQVRSVLLEIAKANEMVLSLPSPQVFFIEVTASSLTFELNCYVGDVITLRRVKSDLYFEIYRRFKEEKFFSGAPADPTVVDIKGLGPLSAMLSRADGPLSADAETADSPSITDLQKAEVLLQRAGNGR; encoded by the coding sequence GTGGTGAAATTTCTTGCTTTTCTGTTGTGTCTATTTCTCGTCGCATCCTTGCCTATTGAGCATGGTGTTGCGGCACAGACGGCGCCAGCAGCACCCGCCGCGCCTGCCGGACCCGCAGCGCCCGACAGCGCTTCTGCCCCGACGCCCCTGGCGGTCGCGACGCCGGCGCTTCCCCCGCAATGGGGGCGCGATCTCGATCAAGTGCATGCCGGGCTCGACCAGATTGATCAGAGCCTGCAGCGCCATGACTTGCGGGCCGACGATTTCGATACGCTTCAGGCCCAGATTCCGCCCTTACAGACCAAGCTCAATGATGTGATCGGCCGTCTCACGCCACGGCTGGCGGGTGTCAAGCAGCGGCTCGATCAATTGGGGCCAAAGCCTGCCGATGACGCGCCCCCGGAAAGCCCGGCCGTGACGGCTGATCGGGCCGATCAGCAAAAAAACTATACGGATACGGATGAGCTGCTGAAACGGGCCAAGCTGCTCGCGGTTCAGGCCGACCAGGCTAATAATTTCATCATTTCACAACGGCGTGGCCTGATCACGCGATCCCTTTTCGCGAGGGTTAAGAGCCCGCTCGCGCCTTCAGTCTGGATGGAAATGATCCAAGAGGTCCCGCGCGAAATCGGCGCCCTGGAGCTCGTTTTCAAAGACGGCTTCGCGCAGATGAATGCGGTGCTGATCGGCTGGCGCATGCCGGCCTTTTGGGGCTCGCTCGCGGGGCTTGCTCTTCTTTATTGGCCGGCTTGGCGCCTTTCCTTCAAAATTCTCTCCCGCGAATCGAAGATCACCACGCCGAATAATTTGCAGAAGGCTGCCGCCGCCTGGTGGAGCGCGCTTGTCGTCATGATTCTGCCGGGTCTGGTGGTGTTCGGAGTCGGTCAGATTTTCGCCGGCTTCGGAATCAACAGCACGCGCCTGCAACCTTTTTTCACGGCCTTGGGACTTGGGGCCCTGCATCTGACCTCGGTCGCGGCAGTGGGCAATGGATTCCTCGCCCTGCGGCGCCCGAGCTGGCGTCTGATCGAGCTCAATGACGCCCGCGCGCAACGCATTTTAACCGCGGCCCTGATCCTTGCCTTTGTCGTCGCGAGCATCAAGGTCGTTGAGGCTTTGAACGAAATCATCGTCGCCTCGCTGCCTTTCGCTATTCTGACGCGTGGATTTGGCGCGCTGTTCGGCGCCCTGGTGATTTTCGTATCCCTGTGGGGCGCTACCTCTCTGGAGGCGGATGAAGACGGTGACGCGCCGGCGGGGAACCAGGCGAAGGATCCGCAAGCCAATACGGATTATATCGGCATTGCCCGTATCCTCCTCTGGGGCGTCGCCATCGTGGTCGTGGCGGCGACGCTCAGTGGTTTCATCGCCTTTGCGAATTTCCTGCTGCAGCAGGTTTTATGGGTCACCGGCGTCGTCTGTATTTTCATCATGGCCATGATGCTGTCCGACAGCGTCATTGTCACTTCGATCAATCCGACCTCACGGTTCGGCCATCGCCTCATCACCAAAGTTGGCCTGCATCGGCAGACGATCGAAATCGGTGCGATCCTCTTGTCCGGCGCGATGCGGGTCCTCTTGCTCTTCGTTGCGATCTTCTTCCTGCTCGCGCCTTGGGGGCTGCAGTCCAACGATGTCTCGAACGATCTCGGGGCGGCGTTCTTCGGCTTCAAAGTCGGTGGGGTGACGATCTCGCTGTCCAGCATCATCATGGGCATTGCGGTCTTCACCGCGACATTTCTCGCGGTGAAGGCCTTTCAGAAATGGCTCGACAAGCAACTCCTGCCCAAAACGCGGCTTGATGCTGGCTTACGCAATTCCATCGGCACCAGTCTCGGTTATTTGGCGATCATCCTGGCGGTGGCGTCCTCTTCCGCCTATCTCGGCCTCAATTTTGAGAGGCTTGCACTTCTCGCCGGCGCGCTCTCCGTCGGTATCGGTTTCGGCCTGCAATCGATCATCAATAATTTCGTGTCCGGCCTCATTCTTCTCTGGGAAAGAGCGGTTCGCGTCGGTGACTGGATCGTCGTTGGCGGCGAGCAGGGCTTCGTGCGCAAGATCAACGTGCGTTCGACGGAGATCGAGACCTTCGATCGCGCCGCCGTCATCATTCCCAATTCCAATATCATTAGCGGCGTCGTCAAAAATCTCGTCCGCAACGATACGACTTCGCGCGTCCTGATCCCGATCACCGTTTCAGCCACCGCCAATCCAGAACAGGTGAGAAGCGTGTTGCTCGAAATCGCCAAGGCCAATGAAATGGTGCTCAGCCTGCCGAGCCCTCAGGTCTTCTTCATTGAGGTCACGGCGTCCAGCCTGACCTTTGAGCTGAATTGCTATGTCGGTGACGTCATCACCTTGCGGCGGGTGAAAAGCGATCTCTATTTCGAGATTTATCGTCGCTTCAAGGAAGAGAAATTCTTCAGTGGCGCCCCCGCCGACCCGACCGTGGTCGATATCAAGGGGCTGGGCCCCTTAAGCGCTATGCTCTCTCGCGCCGATGGTCCCTTGTCCGCCGATGCGGAAACAGCCGATAGCCCCTCGATCACCGATTTGCAGAAAGCCGAAGTGCTGCTTCAACGCGCTGGCAACGGGCGCTGA
- a CDS encoding lysine-2,3-aminomutase-like protein, translated as MTFSPEEKMRPALRSTTDLVAAGLIPPEQERALAELEKTHAIGLTTIMADLINRNDPLDPIARQFLPDPREADRRPEELDDPIGDAAFSPVEGIVHRYPDRVLLKLLHICPVYCRFCFRRETVGPGSPMHLSPEALDAAFAYIASTPSIWEVILTGGDPLILSPRRLAELLERLDAIDHVKILRLHTRVPCVDPERITPDLVALLRGSRKTVYLALHANHPRELTPQARQACAAFIDAGIPMLSQSVLLRGVNDDASVLADLMRAFVETRIKPYYLHHPDLAPGTGHFRLSIAEGQALMRRLRGHLSGLCQPTYMLDLPGGFGKSPVGPNYLGAENDQGLRVEDYRGMMHAYPPKP; from the coding sequence ATGACGTTCTCTCCCGAGGAAAAAATGCGGCCAGCTTTGCGCAGCACGACCGATCTCGTGGCGGCGGGCCTGATCCCGCCCGAACAGGAACGGGCGCTGGCGGAACTCGAAAAGACCCATGCGATCGGTCTGACCACGATCATGGCCGATTTGATCAACAGAAACGATCCGTTGGATCCCATCGCGAGACAATTCCTGCCCGATCCGCGTGAGGCTGACAGGCGGCCGGAAGAGCTCGACGATCCGATTGGCGATGCGGCTTTCAGTCCGGTCGAGGGCATTGTGCACCGTTATCCCGACCGCGTGCTTTTGAAGCTTCTGCATATTTGCCCGGTCTATTGCCGTTTCTGTTTTCGCCGCGAAACGGTTGGGCCCGGCAGCCCCATGCATCTTTCACCCGAGGCGCTCGATGCCGCTTTTGCCTATATTGCGTCGACCCCCTCAATCTGGGAAGTAATCCTGACCGGCGGTGATCCGCTCATTCTTTCGCCGCGCCGTCTTGCGGAACTTCTCGAACGGCTCGATGCGATCGATCATGTCAAAATCCTGCGGCTGCATACGCGCGTGCCCTGCGTCGATCCTGAACGGATTACGCCGGACCTCGTCGCGCTTTTGCGCGGGAGCCGCAAAACCGTCTATCTCGCGCTCCATGCCAATCACCCGCGCGAATTGACCCCGCAGGCGCGTCAGGCTTGCGCCGCTTTCATCGATGCAGGCATTCCCATGCTGAGCCAGAGCGTGCTCTTGCGCGGCGTGAACGACGATGCGTCGGTTCTGGCCGATTTGATGCGCGCTTTCGTGGAGACCCGCATCAAACCCTATTATCTCCACCATCCCGATCTTGCTCCCGGCACGGGGCATTTCCGTCTTTCCATTGCCGAGGGGCAAGCCTTGATGCGGCGCTTGCGGGGACATCTCTCCGGTCTCTGCCAGCCGACTTATATGCTCGACCTGCCCGGTGGTTTCGGTAAATCGCCTGTTGGTCCCAATTATCTCGGGGCCGAAAATGATCAAGGTCTGCGCGTCGAGGATTATCGTGGAATGATGCATGCCTATCCGCCGAAACCATAA
- the epmA gene encoding EF-P lysine aminoacylase EpmA — MTSEHPAKTRALSHAPWWDKKAYHLRRPKLLARARMIEATRTFFKAQDFIEVDTAILQVSPGNETHIGAFATAWRPLGGNSAPLYLHTSPEFAAKKLLAAGEERIFTFTHAFRNDERDRLHHPEFMMLEWYRAEAPFEVLMFDCARLLALTAQAAEAKILSYRGRVADPFTEPEQLTVCEAFQRYAGIDLEAFLPGGPETFEAFAAKTRELGLRVAPDDDWSDLFSKILSDRIEPKLGQGRATFLTDYPACEAALARLRADSRFAERFELYACGVELANGFGELTDPVEQERRFEAAMAERLRIYGEAYPIDPDFLAALAQMPEASGIAFGFDRLAMLATGSDDIAEVLWTPVAESPGEGA, encoded by the coding sequence ATGACGAGCGAACATCCGGCAAAAACTCGGGCCCTTTCTCATGCCCCCTGGTGGGATAAAAAGGCTTATCATCTGCGGCGGCCGAAACTCCTCGCCCGCGCCCGGATGATCGAGGCCACTCGGACATTCTTCAAGGCCCAGGACTTCATCGAGGTCGATACGGCGATTTTACAAGTCTCGCCGGGCAATGAGACCCATATCGGCGCTTTTGCCACGGCCTGGCGTCCCTTGGGCGGAAACAGCGCGCCTCTTTATCTTCACACCTCGCCGGAATTTGCCGCCAAGAAATTGCTGGCCGCCGGGGAGGAGAGGATTTTCACCTTCACCCATGCTTTCCGCAACGATGAGCGCGACCGGCTGCATCATCCCGAATTCATGATGCTCGAATGGTATCGCGCAGAGGCGCCTTTCGAAGTTCTCATGTTCGATTGTGCGCGGCTCCTGGCCCTGACGGCCCAGGCGGCAGAGGCCAAAATCCTGTCCTATCGGGGCCGTGTCGCCGATCCTTTCACTGAACCGGAACAACTCACCGTCTGCGAGGCTTTCCAGCGTTACGCTGGGATTGATCTTGAGGCTTTTTTGCCGGGCGGGCCGGAGACCTTTGAAGCCTTTGCCGCGAAAACACGGGAACTCGGCCTCCGTGTCGCTCCCGACGATGATTGGTCTGATCTTTTCAGCAAAATCCTGTCTGACCGGATCGAACCGAAGCTCGGGCAGGGCAGGGCGACCTTTTTGACCGATTATCCGGCTTGCGAGGCGGCACTTGCGCGCTTGCGCGCGGATTCGCGTTTTGCTGAACGGTTCGAGCTTTATGCCTGTGGCGTCGAACTCGCCAATGGGTTTGGTGAATTGACCGATCCCGTTGAACAGGAACGCCGTTTTGAAGCTGCCATGGCCGAGCGCTTGCGGATCTATGGCGAGGCCTATCCAATCGACCCGGATTTTCTGGCCGCGCTCGCGCAAATGCCGGAAGCCTCCGGCATTGCATTCGGCTTCGACCGTCTCGCTATGCTGGCGACGGGAAGCGATGATATTGCCGAGGTTTTATGGACGCCCGTCGCGGAGTCGCCGGGGGAAGGCGCATGA
- the efp gene encoding elongation factor P, whose protein sequence is MKVIASSIRKGNIIEKEDGQLYVVLTAESFHPGKGTPTTQIDMRRLSDGVKTSDRYKTTEQVERAYVEDMNFSYLYQDADGYTFMNTETYDQLVVPPDVIGDQAVYLQEGMVCILSIFNGVAVGIQLPARVTLEVVETEPAMKGQTASSSYKPAKLSNGMRAMVPPHISAGTRIVILTEDGSYVERAKD, encoded by the coding sequence GTGAAAGTCATCGCCAGTTCGATTCGCAAGGGCAATATCATCGAGAAGGAAGACGGCCAACTCTATGTTGTCCTGACCGCCGAAAGCTTCCATCCCGGCAAGGGCACGCCGACGACCCAGATCGACATGCGCCGCCTTTCGGATGGCGTGAAGACAAGCGACCGCTACAAGACCACCGAACAGGTCGAGCGCGCCTATGTCGAGGACATGAATTTCAGCTATCTGTACCAGGATGCCGATGGCTATACGTTCATGAACACCGAGACCTACGACCAGCTTGTCGTGCCGCCGGACGTGATCGGCGACCAGGCGGTCTATTTGCAGGAAGGCATGGTCTGCATTCTGTCGATCTTCAATGGCGTCGCTGTCGGCATCCAGCTTCCGGCCCGCGTCACGCTCGAAGTCGTCGAGACAGAGCCCGCAATGAAGGGACAGACGGCCTCCTCCTCCTATAAGCCGGCCAAACTCTCGAACGGGATGCGGGCCATGGTGCCCCCACATATTTCGGCCGGCACGCGGATCGTCATCCTGACGGAAGACGGCTCCTATGTGGAACGCGCCAAGGATTGA
- a CDS encoding threonine dehydratase — protein MFDLDGLRAAADLVHKVVAPTPTHAWPLLAARTGAQVFVKHENHTPTGAFKLRGGLTYIDHLLRAGAPPKGLISATRGNHGQSLAFAGRRAGLKVAIVVPEGNSIEKNAAMRAFGAELIESGRDFDAAVETATSLAQERAWHRVPSFHPELVRGVATYALELFEAVQDLDTVYVPIGLGSGICGLIHTRDLLGRKTEIVGVVAANADAYAQSFETGKLVTTASASTLADGMACRIPMEEALTMIRKGAARVVRVEEDEIKAAIRAYHEDTHNLAEGAGAAPLAALLRERDRQAGKRVGLILTGANIDRMVYAGIVT, from the coding sequence TTGTTCGACCTTGACGGCCTGCGGGCGGCGGCGGATCTCGTCCATAAAGTGGTGGCGCCGACCCCCACGCATGCTTGGCCCTTGCTCGCAGCGCGCACCGGCGCGCAAGTCTTCGTCAAACACGAGAACCATACGCCGACCGGCGCCTTCAAGCTCCGTGGCGGGCTCACCTATATTGATCACCTGTTGCGCGCTGGTGCGCCGCCAAAAGGCCTCATTAGTGCGACACGGGGCAATCACGGCCAGAGCCTTGCCTTTGCCGGCCGCCGCGCCGGGCTCAAAGTGGCGATCGTCGTGCCGGAAGGCAATTCAATCGAGAAAAACGCTGCCATGCGGGCTTTCGGCGCGGAATTGATCGAAAGTGGGCGTGATTTCGATGCCGCCGTGGAAACCGCCACAAGTTTGGCGCAGGAACGCGCCTGGCATAGGGTGCCATCCTTCCATCCGGAACTGGTGCGCGGTGTTGCGACCTATGCGCTCGAACTCTTCGAGGCGGTGCAAGATCTCGATACGGTCTATGTGCCGATCGGTCTCGGCTCCGGCATTTGCGGGCTGATCCACACCCGCGACCTGCTTGGCCGCAAGACGGAAATCGTCGGCGTCGTCGCGGCCAATGCCGATGCCTATGCGCAAAGTTTCGAGACGGGCAAGCTAGTGACGACGGCGAGTGCTTCGACACTCGCCGACGGCATGGCCTGCCGGATCCCCATGGAAGAAGCACTCACCATGATCCGCAAGGGCGCGGCCCGCGTGGTGCGCGTCGAGGAGGACGAGATCAAGGCCGCGATACGCGCCTACCATGAAGATACGCATAATCTCGCCGAGGGCGCGGGCGCGGCGCCGCTTGCCGCTCTCTTGCGGGAAAGGGATCGGCAGGCAGGCAAACGAGTCGGCCTGATCCTCACCGGCGCCAATATTGATCGCATGGTTTATGCGGGAATCGTGACCTGA
- a CDS encoding DUF2312 domain-containing protein yields the protein MSEGNPGEASRGNGASRHGGSPHADIAETGVAAEELRQFVERVERLEEEKKALSDDIRDVYAEMKGRGFDVKVVRQIVRMRKQDHAERMEMEAILDLYMSALNM from the coding sequence ATGAGTGAAGGCAATCCGGGCGAGGCCTCTCGCGGCAATGGAGCGTCCCGTCATGGCGGTTCCCCGCATGCCGATATTGCGGAAACCGGTGTCGCCGCCGAGGAATTGCGGCAATTCGTCGAGCGCGTGGAACGCCTCGAAGAGGAAAAAAAGGCGCTTTCCGATGATATCCGTGATGTTTATGCGGAAATGAAAGGCCGTGGCTTCGACGTCAAGGTCGTGCGCCAGATCGTTCGCATGCGCAAGCAGGATCACGCCGAGCGGATGGAAATGGAGGCCATTCTCGACCTTTATATGAGCGCTTTGAATATGTGA
- a CDS encoding VOC family protein: MSDIINPCLWFDGQAEEAAHFYASLLPDSHVDAVNRAPADFPDGRKGDVLTVEFTLAGRPFVGLNGGPLFKFNEAVSFQIHCKDQEEVDRLSNALSAIPEAEQCGWVKDKFGLSWQIVPEVLLRLMKASDPGKAQRVMEAMLTMKRIDIAAIERAAEEGHSMNEAARSSMGVE, encoded by the coding sequence ATGTCCGATATCATAAACCCCTGCCTTTGGTTTGATGGCCAGGCCGAAGAGGCGGCGCATTTCTATGCATCCTTGCTGCCCGACAGCCATGTTGATGCGGTGAATCGCGCACCAGCCGATTTTCCGGATGGCAGGAAGGGGGATGTGCTGACCGTCGAGTTCACGCTGGCGGGACGGCCCTTCGTTGGACTGAATGGCGGCCCGCTTTTCAAATTCAATGAAGCGGTCTCGTTCCAGATTCACTGCAAGGACCAGGAAGAAGTCGACAGGCTGAGCAATGCGCTTTCCGCTATTCCCGAGGCCGAGCAATGCGGCTGGGTGAAGGATAAGTTTGGCCTCTCCTGGCAAATCGTGCCGGAGGTTCTGTTACGACTGATGAAAGCATCCGATCCCGGAAAGGCACAGCGTGTGATGGAGGCCATGCTCACCATGAAGCGTATCGATATTGCCGCGATCGAGCGCGCCGCTGAAGAGGGCCATAGCATGAACGAAGCCGCGCGCTCTTCCATGGGCGTAGAATAG
- a CDS encoding DUF1428 domain-containing protein, which produces MNYVEGFVAAVPAANKEAYRRHIQEAFPLFKQFGATRMVECWGDDVPLGEITDFKGAVKAQDDEVVVFSWLEYPSKAARDAAHEKIMSDPHMKQIGAAMPFDGKRMIFGGFAPILDEASGGAMGYTDGFVLAVPSVNKEAYRAVASKMAAMLKDYGAIRVVEAWADDVPEGKITDFKHAVKAKEDEVVVYSWVEWPSKEIRDEGWQKFMADARMQPDKETMPFDGQRMIHGGFSPLHDA; this is translated from the coding sequence ATGAATTATGTGGAAGGTTTTGTGGCCGCTGTGCCCGCCGCCAATAAGGAAGCCTATCGCCGGCATATCCAGGAAGCATTTCCCCTATTCAAGCAATTTGGGGCCACCCGGATGGTCGAATGCTGGGGAGATGATGTTCCACTTGGCGAGATCACTGACTTCAAGGGGGCGGTGAAGGCACAGGATGATGAAGTCGTTGTGTTCAGCTGGCTGGAATATCCCTCAAAGGCGGCCCGCGACGCGGCGCATGAAAAGATCATGAGCGATCCGCATATGAAGCAAATCGGCGCGGCCATGCCCTTTGATGGCAAGCGGATGATTTTTGGCGGTTTCGCGCCGATCCTGGACGAAGCCTCAGGCGGCGCCATGGGCTATACAGACGGCTTTGTGCTCGCTGTGCCAAGTGTGAACAAGGAGGCTTATCGCGCAGTGGCTTCCAAGATGGCGGCCATGCTCAAGGACTATGGCGCTATTCGCGTCGTGGAGGCATGGGCCGATGACGTGCCCGAGGGAAAAATCACTGACTTTAAACATGCGGTGAAGGCGAAAGAGGATGAGGTGGTCGTCTATTCCTGGGTCGAATGGCCATCGAAGGAAATCCGGGACGAAGGATGGCAGAAGTTCATGGCGGATGCGCGCATGCAACCCGACAAGGAAACCATGCCGTTTGATGGGCAGCGCATGATTCACGGCGGTTTTTCGCCACTGCATGATGCATGA
- a CDS encoding winged helix-turn-helix transcriptional regulator, with protein sequence MRSEKEITADKSVEKRQYGDACAAAHALDLIGDRWALPVMRELMFGPKRFTNLRRDLPTISANVLTQRLEGLEAAGVLTRHKLPPPASAWVYELTDWGYAAEKILQELGRWGTMSPLHDPTKPISANSLLLSLRTLIDAKRAKGVKARIGFRFGDETFVGKLADGALKITRGQVKNFDLLFVGEPRALAGAVYGGVPLNALIAEGTLKVEGDRALAERFLGLFPLPGKIAKQGS encoded by the coding sequence ATGCGATCAGAAAAAGAAATCACTGCTGATAAATCGGTAGAAAAACGCCAATATGGCGATGCCTGCGCGGCGGCCCACGCCCTCGATCTTATCGGCGATCGCTGGGCCTTGCCGGTCATGCGCGAATTGATGTTTGGTCCCAAGCGCTTCACCAATTTACGTAGGGACCTGCCCACGATCAGTGCGAACGTACTCACCCAGCGGCTCGAGGGTCTTGAAGCCGCAGGCGTGCTCACCCGTCACAAATTACCCCCACCGGCCTCCGCCTGGGTCTATGAATTGACGGATTGGGGTTATGCGGCTGAAAAGATTCTTCAGGAACTCGGGCGCTGGGGAACTATGTCGCCTCTGCACGATCCGACGAAACCGATCAGCGCCAATTCCCTGCTGCTCTCCTTGCGCACCCTGATCGACGCCAAACGGGCGAAGGGCGTGAAGGCGCGGATTGGCTTTCGTTTCGGCGACGAGACTTTCGTCGGCAAGCTCGCGGACGGAGCCCTTAAGATCACTCGCGGCCAGGTGAAAAACTTCGACCTTCTCTTCGTCGGAGAGCCTCGGGCGCTTGCGGGTGCCGTCTATGGTGGCGTTCCTCTCAACGCCCTGATCGCCGAGGGGACGCTCAAGGTCGAGGGAGACAGGGCATTGGCCGAACGGTTTTTGGGATTATTTCCCCTGCCGGGAAAGATCGCCAAGCAGGGATCCTGA